A stretch of Mesoplodon densirostris isolate mMesDen1 chromosome 9, mMesDen1 primary haplotype, whole genome shotgun sequence DNA encodes these proteins:
- the LOC132496103 gene encoding protein transport protein Sec61 subunit alpha-like, protein MGITFLEVIKPFCAVLLEIQKPERKIQFREKIPLFGIMSSDSADPFYWMRVILAFNRGTLMELGISPIVTSGLIMQLLAEAKIIEVGDIPKDRALFSGAPKLSGMIITIGQAIVYVMTDLYGDPTEIGAGICLLIMIQLFVAGLIVLLLDELLQKGYGLGSGISLFIATNICETIVWKAFSPTTINSGRGTEFEGAVIAVFHLLATRTVKGQALREAFYHQNLPNLMNLIATVFMFAVIYFQGFRVDLPIKSAQYRGQYSSYPKLFYTSNIPIILQSALVSNLYVISQMLSVRFLVNLPGNFLVNLPGQWADVSWGRPACSYPVGRLCYYLSPPESMGAIFEDPVHVVVYGIFTLGSCAFFSKMWIEVSGSSAKDVAKQLKEQQIVMRGHGDTSMVHELNRYIPIAVVFGDLCIGALSMLADFFGAIGSGTGTLLAVTIIYQYFEVFVKEQAEVGGMGALFF, encoded by the exons ATGGGCATCACATTTTTAGAAGTTATCAAACCTTTCTGTGCAGTTCTACTAGAAATTCAGAAACCTGAAAGGAAAATCCAGTTTAGAGAGAAG ATACCACTATTTGGAATCATGTCATCAGATTCTGCAGATCCTTTCTACTGGATGAGAGTTATTCTTGCATTCAACAGAGGAACTTTAATGGAATTGGGTATCTCCCCAATTGTAACATCTGGTTTGATTATGCAGTTGTTAGCTGAAGCCAAAATCATTGAAGTTGGAGATATACCCAAAGACAGAGCCCTATTCAGTGGAGCCCCAAAACTATCTGGTATGATCATTACCATTGGGCAAGCCATTGTGTATGTCATGACGGACCTCTATGGGGATCCCACTGAAATAGGGGCTGGAATCTGTCTCCTTATCATGATTCAGTTGTTTGTTGCTGGTTTGATTGTGCTGCTGTTAGATGAGTTGCTACAGAAGGGTTACGGCTTGGGGTCTgggatttccctttttattgccACCAACATCTGTGAAACCATTGTCTGGAAGGCCTTTAGTCCCACTACCATTAACAGTGGCAGAGGTACTGAGTTTGAGGGTGCAGTCATAGCAGTCTTTCATTTACTGGCCACCAGGACAGTCAAAGGTCAAGCTCTAAGGGAGGCTTTCTATCATCAGAATTTACCCAATCTCATGAACCTCATTGCTACAGTTTTCATGTTTGCTGTTATATATTTTCAGGGATTTCGTGTGGATCTGCCCATTAAGTCGGCCCAGTACCGAGGGCAGTACAGCAGCTACCCCAAGCTCTTCTACACCTCCAACATCCCCATCATCCTGCAGTCGGCCCTGGTGTCCAACCTGTATGTTATTTCCCAGATGCTGTCAGTtcgatttttagtaaatttaccaggcaactttttagtaaatttaccagGACAGTGGGCTGATGTCAGTTGGGGAAGACCTGCTTGTTCTTACCCAGTGGGGCGCCTTTGTTACTACCTTTCTCCTCCTGAGTCCATGGGCGCCATATTTGAGGATCCTGTCCATGTGGTTGTTTATGGCATCTTCACGTTGGGATCATGTGCATTCTTTTCTAAGATGTGGATAGAGGTGTCTGGTTCCTCAGCCAAAGATGTAGCGAAACAGCTTAAAGAACAGCAAATCGTAATGAGAGGCCACGGGGATACCTCTATGGTTCATGAGCTTAATAGGTACATCCCCATAGCAGTTGTGTTTGGCGACTTGTGCATCGGCGCCCTGTCCATGTTGGCTGACTTCTTCGGGGCCATCGGCTCAGGCACTGGAACTCTGCTTGCAGTCACTATTATTTATCAGTATTTTGAAGTGTTTGTTAAAGAACAGGCTGAAGTTGGCGGGATGGgtgctttgtttttctaa